Part of the bacterium genome is shown below.
GAAAAGGACTTGTTGGTAGTTATCTCACAAAAATTCTATCAGAAAAATATAATGTTATAAGTACTGGAAGAGAAGAAGTTGATATTGTAAATTATGATAAGTCATTGGATTTTATTAAAAATATAAAACCAGAAGTTATTATACATTGTGCTGCTTTTTCTAATGTAGATGGGTGTGAAGTAGAACAGGAGAAAGCATATAAAGTTAATTCTATCGGGACATTAAATATATCAAAAATTTGTCAAGAGGTAAAAAGCAAACTTATATATATAAGTACTGATTTTGTTTTTAATGGAGAGAAGAAAAAACCATATTCTGAAATAGATATTCCAGAACCAATAAATCATTATGGGAAAACAAAACTTATTGGAGAATATTATGTTTCTCATCTCTTAAATGATTTTGTAATAGTGAGGTCTTCAAGAATCTTTGGCAAAAGTGGAAAAAATTTTGGTTCAAAATTACCAACTCTCTTAAAAAATGACCAGAAAGTCAAACTTACAACTGATATAATAAACTCCCCAACTTATGCATTTGAACTCGCAAAAGCAATAGAGTTTTTAATTAAACAAAATTATAAAGGAATAATAAATATTTGTAATGAAGGAGAATGTAGTTGGTATGAATTTGGGAAAGAAGTTATTAAAATTTTAAAAAAGAAAGAAAGAAGGATAGAAAAAATAAAATTTTCACAATTTGAATATAAAGCAAAAAGACCGAAATATTCT
Proteins encoded:
- the rfbD gene encoding dTDP-4-dehydrorhamnose reductase, producing the protein MKILITGGKGLVGSYLTKILSEKYNVISTGREEVDIVNYDKSLDFIKNIKPEVIIHCAAFSNVDGCEVEQEKAYKVNSIGTLNISKICQEVKSKLIYISTDFVFNGEKKKPYSEIDIPEPINHYGKTKLIGEYYVSHLLNDFVIVRSSRIFGKSGKNFGSKLPTLLKNDQKVKLTTDIINSPTYAFELAKAIEFLIKQNYKGIINICNEGECSWYEFGKEVIKILKKKERRIEKIKFSQFEYKAKRPKYSTLDVSLLKTLGYYPVSWQLSLRKFLSDQF